CGCGTGCTCGGACTATGCCCACGCGATCGATGATGCGCATTCGAAGATCTTGCATGAGATGGCCGAGCTTGGGGCGACCGTGGCGGTCACCGAAGTCGTTGCCGCGGTCCTGATTCCGTTTACTGCGGCTTTCAGCGAGGGCGTCTCGAAGGTCGTCGATGTGGCGCGTTTGACGGCTACCGGCGCCCGCATCGCGACCATCATCCGAGAGTTCCGGGTGGCAGCCGAAGCCTCAAGCTTGCCGACGGTGAGTGCCCTGGGCAACGCGGTCCGCTGCTGTCGTACTTCCCACTCTTAGCGAAGAATCGTCTAGGAGGGACCGTCCGGTATATCAGCCCCGCGGCGTCCAGAACTGTGGTTTTTCCACCACCATTTGGACCGACTAGTGCCGTGACCGGGAAATCGAAGGTGACCTCACGGTCGGTGAAGCCCCTAACGCGTTTGAGTACGACGCGGCTCAAGTACTTCCTGTAGTTGCCCTTGGCGACCTTTTCCTCAAGCGCAGCAATTGTGCTGTCACGGATCTCGCTTCTGTACTCAGCCACAAGACACCCCGGCTTCGACCGACTCTGCCATGAGCAGACAACGTTACTTGCGGGTCGGGTCAGGCTTGTGCAGATAAAACTGGGTGTCGCTCGAAAGCCCAGCGCTTCCCATCCCGTCGGATGTGGTGCATATGTGGTGCAACACCTAGTAAGGTGGACTATCTACAGGTTACTAGCTGCGAAAACTCTGGTGCGCGATACTGGGATTGAACCAGTGACCTCTTCCGTGTCAGGGAAGCGCTCTCCCGCTGAGCTAATCGCGCCGGGGATTGCATTCTGGAGGTGGAGACGGGAATCGAACCCGTGTGCACGGCTTTGCAGGCCGTTGCCTCACCACTCGGCCACTCCACCGCGGGGGATTGATGCCACTTGCACCTTCGAGCGGATGACGGGATTCGAACCCGCGACCCTCACCTTGGCAAGGTGATGCGCTACCAACTGCGCTACATCCGCGCGCAACGGACGAGATCGTCGCCCGGTGCGAAGCACGACGATAGTCCACGTGACCCGGCGCACACAAATCTCCAGGTTCTTTGGGGCGCTTTGGCTATCACCGGCCGAGGTAGCACGTTCGGTACAGGCACGGATCGTGCTAGTCTTCGACCTCGTTGCCGCTCGGCGCCGGTCCCGTGGCTCAGTGGAAGAGCGTCCGCTTCACACGCGGAAGGTCGCTGGTTCGATCCCAGCCGGGACCACACGTATTTGCCCGGCTCACCGCTTTCATGCGTTCCCGCGCGCCAGGGCCGCCCCGAGACCCTGGATCGGCTCGGTGGCCATGACGCACTCCGTCCGTCGAATCAAAGGACACCTACCCGACCGTCGTATGCTACCCACCGAACGGACGCGAACATTCGCTGCGCTTAGGCAGATGGGGTTTGCTGGATGACGGTCGAGTTCACACTGCTCGGCGACGTCGAAGCCCGAGTTGACGGGCGACGGCTAGGAATCGGTCATGCCCGTCAACGCTGTGTCCTGGTCGCGTTGTTGATCGACGTGAATCGGCCCATCCCGGTCGGTCAACTGGTCGATCGGGTGTGGTCGGACCGCCCACCATACCGTGCCCGGAATTCGCTGGCCGGCTATGTGTCGCGGCTGCGGAATCTGCTCGCCGAATCCGAAGGCGCTTCCATTTCGCGCGAGCCGGGTGGATATGTCCTTGCCGCCGATCCGCTGTCAGTGGACTTGCACCGCTTCCGCCGCGTGGCCGCACAGGCCCGAGCGATCGATGACCCCCTGCAGGCCGCGCTCCTGTTCGATAAGGCGCTGGCGATCTGGTCTGGTGAGCCGTTCGCGACCCTGGACACGCCGTGGGTGAACGACGTCCGCAGTGCCTTGCAGACCGAAAAGCTTTCCGTGGAGCTGGACCGCAACGACGCCGCCCTGCGAATCGGTAAACACGCAGATCTGCTGGTTGAGATTTCGGCTGCCCAGGCTGCGCATCCGTTGGACGAGCGGTTGGCCGGCCAGTTGATGCTGGCCCAGTACCGGTGCGGACGCCAGGCCGACGCGTTCGAAACCTATCGTCGGGTTCGCGCGCAACTCGTCGACGAACTCGGAATCGACCCGGGTCCCGCCCTACGCGAGGTGCATCAGCAGCTACTCACCGGCGAGGCCGCCATCCCGGTCGCGCCAACGGTTTCCCTCTCGGTCGGCGCGCCGGCGCACCGGCTGGGGATGCAGCGGCCACGGTCGGGGCTGTCGCGGCGGGTGACGAGTTTCGTTGGTCGGCAGCGCGAATTGGTGCAAACGATTGACGCCCTGAGCGACGGCCCGCTGGTCACCTTGGTCGGCGTCGGTGGTGTAGGCAAGACCCGGCTGGGTCTAGAGGCCGCACGAAGTGTGCAAGAGCGTTTCGGCGACGGCATATGGATCTGCGAACTGGGTCCGCTGGAGCACGGTGACGCAGTCGGGCACGCCGTTGCGGCGAGTGTCTGGTTGCGGCAGCAGCAAGGCATGGACATCGAGGAATCGGTGATCGAGTACCTCAGGTCACGTGAAGTCTTACTGGTATTCGACAACTGCGAGCACGTGCTGGAAGCCGCCGGCAAATTCATCGGCCAGATCTTGCAGCATTGCCCGCGAGTATCGGTGCTGGCCACCAGCAGGCAACCTCTCGGCCTGGAAGGCGAGCGAATTATCGGCGTGCCGCCGCTGGAGGAAGCGGACGCGACCGAGTTGTTCGTCGACCGAGCCCTGGCAAGCCGTTCGGACTTCACGCTCGAAGACGAGCCGATGGGCGCCGTCGTCGAAATCTGTCGACGGGTCGATTGCCTGCCGCTGGGGGTGGAGCTGGCAGCGGCGCGGATGCGGGTGATGAGCAGTGTGGACGTCGCTCGGCGCCCGGATTTCTTGCGCCTGCTGCGCGGCGGGATCCGGGGTGCATTGCCTCGGCAGCAGAGTCTGTCCGAGACGATCGCGTGGTCATATCGGTTACTCACCGAATCCGAGCAGTCGTTGTTTGCCAGTCTTTCGGTGTTCGCCGGCAGTTTCGACATGGACGCCGTCCACGGAATCTGCGGGCTCGATGGTGCCGGTGAGGCCGACACGCTGGAGTTGCTGACCGGGTTGGTGGACAAGTCCATGGTGGTGGTGCTCAGTGTCGAGGAACGAGCCCGCTACGCAGTCTTGGAAACGATGCGGGCATATGGCCGAGATCGGTTGCGGGAAAACGGCATTGACCGCCAGTGCTCGAAACGGCATGCGACCTACTACACCAGGCTGGCCGAGCGGGCCGGAGC
The nucleotide sequence above comes from Mycobacterium pseudokansasii. Encoded proteins:
- a CDS encoding BTAD domain-containing putative transcriptional regulator → MTVEFTLLGDVEARVDGRRLGIGHARQRCVLVALLIDVNRPIPVGQLVDRVWSDRPPYRARNSLAGYVSRLRNLLAESEGASISREPGGYVLAADPLSVDLHRFRRVAAQARAIDDPLQAALLFDKALAIWSGEPFATLDTPWVNDVRSALQTEKLSVELDRNDAALRIGKHADLLVEISAAQAAHPLDERLAGQLMLAQYRCGRQADAFETYRRVRAQLVDELGIDPGPALREVHQQLLTGEAAIPVAPTVSLSVGAPAHRLGMQRPRSGLSRRVTSFVGRQRELVQTIDALSDGPLVTLVGVGGVGKTRLGLEAARSVQERFGDGIWICELGPLEHGDAVGHAVAASVWLRQQQGMDIEESVIEYLRSREVLLVFDNCEHVLEAAGKFIGQILQHCPRVSVLATSRQPLGLEGERIIGVPPLEEADATELFVDRALASRSDFTLEDEPMGAVVEICRRVDCLPLGVELAAARMRVMSSVDVARRPDFLRLLRGGIRGALPRQQSLSETIAWSYRLLTESEQSLFASLSVFAGSFDMDAVHGICGLDGAGEADTLELLTGLVDKSMVVVLSVEERARYAVLETMRAYGRDRLRENGIDRQCSKRHATYYTRLAERAGAGMLTAEERKWVERALPDYDNLRAAFGHAMDEQDIGLAMRIVAAVPELIGWRVGYEVAEWAERVIAVADPDHPLFPAVVGTAARVAWARADFPRAKSLASLAHGRTPARSSARVVNPVDVLTDVALFEGHPEAALAYWTAEAERARRDADPIRLGWTLFTLTICQGVLGNDEAAIPAAQEAVGAADDTGNPTAQSMAYFALGYLLRRSEPERALALFDDSARLAADVQNFWVYGSALMEAAAIRAVYGDPRVAAQMFIGVLEHWERFADLTQQWLTLRYITRLLLRLGCREDAAVLYWAFVNAGKPMPLSAPQMAVLVDSLGSARLDALNAPAGIADAVTRARSSLQRCCGPAAVPAP
- a CDS encoding AAA family ATPase, with product MAEYRSEIRDSTIAALEEKVAKGNYRKYLSRVVLKRVRGFTDREVTFDFPVTALVGPNGGGKTTVLDAAGLIYRTVPPRRFFAKSGKYDSSGPRCPGHSPSASLRLRLPPGTLG